In Colwellia sp. PAMC 20917, a single genomic region encodes these proteins:
- a CDS encoding TatD family hydrolase — translation MKFTDSHCHLDFNAFTPKGSASTNLLLEQCAKESIHQIIVPAVRPDNWQNVLSLAHHNKNQPLSGCNVFACLGIHPWFLEGLAQKNLDDLAQKIVENKTQIIAIGEAGLDGVIAKQQDNINQQMLFFEFQLNLAQQHQLPIIVHHRRTHNETITLLKQVKVSRGGIIHAFSGSYQQACQYIDLGFKLGIGGTITYPRAEKTIKAIKRLPLSSLVLETDAPSMPLNGFQGEDNSPLRVIDVFEKLAELRQESKEEIAEKIEDNISTLFQLAQR, via the coding sequence ATGAAATTTACCGATAGCCACTGTCATTTAGATTTCAACGCTTTTACCCCTAAAGGTAGTGCTTCAACAAATTTACTGCTTGAGCAATGTGCAAAAGAAAGTATTCATCAAATTATTGTTCCTGCCGTTAGACCAGATAACTGGCAAAATGTTTTAAGCTTAGCCCACCATAATAAAAACCAACCTTTAAGTGGTTGCAATGTTTTTGCTTGCTTAGGTATTCATCCTTGGTTTTTAGAGGGATTAGCGCAAAAAAATCTCGATGACTTAGCGCAAAAAATAGTAGAGAATAAAACGCAAATAATTGCAATTGGCGAAGCTGGGCTTGATGGCGTTATCGCAAAGCAGCAAGATAATATTAATCAACAAATGTTATTTTTTGAATTCCAACTTAACCTTGCACAACAGCATCAACTGCCGATTATTGTTCATCACCGGCGCACGCACAACGAAACGATCACACTATTAAAACAAGTAAAAGTTTCCCGAGGAGGTATTATTCATGCTTTTTCAGGAAGCTACCAGCAGGCTTGCCAATATATAGATTTGGGATTTAAGTTAGGCATCGGTGGCACAATCACCTACCCTAGAGCGGAGAAAACAATAAAAGCCATTAAGCGCTTACCTTTGAGTAGCCTAGTATTAGAAACAGATGCACCTTCGATGCCGCTAAATGGTTTTCAAGGCGAAGATAACTCACCTCTGCGTGTTATTGATGTTTTTGAAAAATTAGCCGAATTGCGCCAAGAGAGCAAAGAGGAAATAGCCGAAAAAATTGAAGATAATATTTCAACCCTCTTTCAGTTGGCTCAGCGATAA
- a CDS encoding HDOD domain-containing protein gives MKVLIVDNTDQKLLPLKQKFYNGPCQTAYVDNGKHALKALKKYKFDAIISVLDLGQISGLDLLKAIAIKHPAMIRIAITSDNIAQSQLNGQAANNCHYTYALPLNVENIHQTIKALGDNNKAITKDHIIKVVAKVKTLPSPPKIYLQLNAILEESNTDSEKISEIISQDPALAAKVLQFSNSSFMNQGKPINDISEAITRMGLETLCCIVMTAELFSYEPDIADFSLIKEQLHCLSTARLAASMVKVELKRDALLAGLLHDIGKIVLFEMDPTLTKTYFQYRLKNANNNALEQKIFGTDHNHVGGYLLHLWSFSYHLIEAVVMHHQPEKLLKKSFGIAQAVYLADILLREQQPEPKFIEHFKLENVLGALEKRAAKLRQ, from the coding sequence ATGAAAGTGCTAATCGTTGATAATACAGACCAAAAACTCTTGCCATTAAAGCAGAAATTTTATAATGGTCCTTGCCAAACCGCTTATGTTGATAACGGCAAACATGCCCTGAAAGCCTTAAAAAAATATAAATTTGACGCTATTATTAGTGTATTGGACTTAGGACAAATAAGTGGCTTAGATCTTCTTAAAGCCATAGCAATTAAACATCCTGCTATGATACGAATAGCAATTACTAGTGATAACATCGCACAGAGCCAGCTTAATGGTCAAGCCGCTAATAATTGCCATTACACTTACGCATTGCCGCTTAATGTTGAAAATATTCATCAAACCATCAAAGCCCTTGGCGATAATAATAAAGCGATCACCAAAGATCATATTATCAAGGTCGTTGCCAAAGTTAAAACCTTACCAAGCCCACCCAAAATCTATTTACAACTCAATGCAATTTTAGAAGAAAGTAATACCGATTCAGAAAAAATATCAGAGATAATTTCTCAAGACCCAGCATTAGCCGCTAAAGTATTACAGTTTTCCAATAGTTCCTTTATGAACCAAGGTAAGCCAATCAACGACATTAGCGAAGCAATAACACGTATGGGACTAGAAACACTCTGCTGTATTGTTATGACTGCTGAACTTTTTTCTTATGAACCCGACATTGCTGACTTTTCATTGATTAAAGAACAACTACACTGTTTATCAACGGCCCGCTTGGCCGCTTCAATGGTGAAAGTAGAACTTAAGCGAGATGCTCTACTTGCGGGTTTATTGCACGACATTGGTAAAATTGTACTATTTGAGATGGACCCAACACTTACAAAAACATATTTTCAATATCGGCTTAAAAATGCCAACAACAATGCCTTAGAGCAAAAAATATTTGGCACAGATCATAACCATGTCGGTGGCTACCTCCTACACCTGTGGAGCTTTTCTTATCATTTAATTGAGGCGGTAGTTATGCATCATCAGCCGGAAAAACTCTTAAAAAAATCATTTGGTATCGCACAAGCAGTTTATCTAGCCGATATATTATTAAGAGAGCAACAACCCGAGCCAAAATTTATTGAGCATTTTAAATTAGAAAATGTGCTTGGCGCTTTGGAAAAAAGAGCAGCAAAGCTAAGACAGTAA
- the argS gene encoding arginine--tRNA ligase has translation MNIKQLLSEKVSAAMVLAGLPEGTNPAVSLSSRPNFGDYQANGVMGAAKKLKMNPRELATTVVNHLDLAGIADQIELAGPGFINIHLDKSWLAAQLAKMTDDEKLGVTQRGATQEDKKQTVIVDYSAPNLAKEMHVGHLRSTIIGDAVVRALEFRGDKVIRQNHMGDWGTQFGMLLAHLSDKLNANEVAETALSDLENFYREAKVRFDNEEGFADRARDYVVKLQGGDKDCLVLWKLFIDISIAHSEDIYQKLNVTLTRDDIMGESAYNEDLPRVVDELMTKGIAEVSEGAKVVFINEMANKDGDAPVFIIQKTGGGYLYATTDLSACRYRSNELKADRIIIFTDARQSLHFKQVEIVARKAGLLPEHVGYDHCPFGMMMGDDGKPFKTRTGGTIKLAELLDEAIVRAKAVIKEKNPDYPEDKLNEIAVKVGIGAVKFADLSKNRTSDYIFNWKTMLSFEGATAPYLQYAYSRVQSIFSKAKIEQVNFSADITIIEPQEKALALKLLQLEEVLDAVISESMPNLLCNYLYELASLYMSFYEACPILKEGIDQDVKQSRLALCLSISKTLKQGLDILGIDVMERM, from the coding sequence ATGAATATTAAGCAATTACTAAGTGAAAAAGTATCTGCGGCCATGGTTTTGGCTGGATTGCCTGAAGGCACTAACCCAGCGGTAAGCCTGTCAAGTCGCCCTAATTTTGGTGACTACCAAGCGAATGGTGTTATGGGTGCAGCTAAAAAACTGAAAATGAACCCACGCGAATTAGCGACCACCGTTGTTAACCACTTAGATTTAGCGGGTATTGCTGACCAAATAGAGTTAGCGGGACCGGGTTTTATTAATATTCATTTAGACAAATCATGGTTAGCCGCTCAACTTGCTAAAATGACTGACGATGAAAAATTAGGTGTAACCCAGCGTGGTGCCACTCAAGAAGACAAAAAACAAACAGTTATTGTTGATTATTCAGCGCCAAACCTCGCCAAAGAAATGCATGTTGGCCACTTACGTTCAACCATTATCGGAGATGCCGTAGTACGTGCATTAGAGTTTCGTGGTGACAAAGTCATCCGCCAGAATCACATGGGTGACTGGGGCACACAATTTGGCATGTTATTGGCGCATTTAAGCGATAAACTTAATGCCAATGAAGTTGCTGAAACTGCACTTTCTGATTTAGAAAACTTTTACCGTGAAGCAAAAGTACGTTTTGATAACGAAGAAGGATTTGCTGACCGTGCTCGTGATTATGTGGTAAAACTGCAAGGTGGCGACAAAGATTGCTTAGTCTTATGGAAATTATTCATTGATATATCTATTGCCCACAGTGAAGATATTTATCAAAAACTTAATGTTACCTTAACCCGCGACGATATCATGGGCGAAAGTGCGTATAACGAAGATTTACCCAGGGTTGTTGATGAATTAATGACTAAGGGTATTGCTGAAGTTAGCGAAGGCGCAAAAGTGGTTTTTATTAATGAAATGGCGAATAAAGACGGTGATGCCCCCGTTTTTATCATCCAAAAAACCGGTGGCGGCTATTTATATGCGACCACAGATTTATCTGCTTGTCGCTACCGTAGCAATGAACTAAAAGCTGACCGTATCATTATTTTTACCGATGCCCGTCAAAGCTTACATTTTAAACAAGTAGAAATTGTAGCGCGTAAAGCAGGGTTACTGCCAGAACATGTTGGTTATGATCACTGCCCGTTTGGTATGATGATGGGTGACGATGGTAAGCCATTTAAAACCAGAACTGGCGGTACTATAAAATTAGCAGAATTACTTGATGAAGCCATTGTTCGTGCAAAAGCGGTCATTAAAGAAAAAAATCCAGATTATCCTGAAGATAAGCTAAATGAAATTGCAGTAAAAGTAGGTATTGGTGCGGTTAAATTTGCTGATTTATCTAAAAATAGAACCAGCGACTATATTTTTAACTGGAAAACCATGTTGAGTTTTGAAGGCGCTACGGCTCCTTACTTGCAGTATGCTTATTCACGTGTTCAAAGTATTTTCAGCAAGGCAAAAATTGAACAAGTAAACTTTAGCGCTGATATCACCATTATTGAACCACAAGAAAAAGCCTTAGCGTTAAAATTACTCCAGCTCGAAGAAGTGCTAGATGCGGTCATTAGCGAATCTATGCCTAACCTATTGTGTAATTATTTATATGAGTTAGCGAGTTTATACATGAGCTTCTACGAAGCTTGCCCTATTCTTAAAGAGGGTATTGACCAAGATGTAAAACAGTCTCGCTTAGCACTTTGTTTAAGTATCTCTAAGACCTTAAAACAAGGCTTAGATATTCTTGGCATTGACGTTATGGAACGCATGTAG
- the prfC gene encoding peptide chain release factor 3, which yields MTTLQANEVNLRRTFAIISHPDAGKTTITEKVLLFGQALQRAGTVKGKKSGQHAKSDWMEMEKERGISITTSVMQFPYNGCLVNLLDTPGHEDFSEDTYRTLTAVDSCLMVIDVAKGVEARTVKLMEVTRLRDTPIITFMNKMDRDVRDPMEVMDEVEDVLKIKCAPITWPIGMGKEFKGVYNILTDEIFLYKSGLGHMIQEERIIKGLDNPELDKVIGTYADDLREELELVAGASHEFNLEEFLKGELTPVFFGTALGNFGVDHMLNGLTKWAPKPLPRLTDVREVTAQEEKFTGFVFKIQANMDPKHRDRIAFMRICSGKYEKGMKMRQVRINKDVKIADAVTFMAGDRAHVEEAYAGDIIGLHNHGSIQIGDTFTSGEMMKFSGIPNFAPEMFRRIRLRDPLKAKQLQKGLIQLSEEGAVQVFRPFNSNEMIVGAVGVLQFEVVVQRLKTEYKVDAIYEPISVATARWCTCDNERTLEQFSKKAYDNLALDGGNNLTYIAPTMVNLNLAQERHPDIQFHKTREH from the coding sequence ATGACAACGCTACAGGCTAATGAAGTCAATCTAAGACGTACTTTCGCAATTATCTCTCATCCTGATGCGGGTAAAACCACCATCACTGAAAAAGTATTACTTTTTGGTCAGGCTTTACAACGAGCTGGCACGGTAAAAGGTAAGAAGTCAGGCCAGCATGCAAAGTCTGATTGGATGGAAATGGAGAAAGAGCGTGGTATTTCTATCACGACCTCTGTAATGCAATTTCCTTATAACGGTTGTTTAGTTAATTTACTGGACACACCTGGTCACGAGGATTTTTCAGAAGATACCTACAGAACACTCACCGCGGTTGATTCATGTTTAATGGTTATCGACGTAGCTAAAGGTGTTGAGGCACGTACTGTTAAGTTAATGGAAGTTACCCGTTTACGTGATACGCCCATCATTACTTTTATGAATAAAATGGATCGTGATGTTCGTGACCCTATGGAAGTTATGGATGAAGTAGAAGATGTACTGAAAATAAAATGTGCCCCTATTACTTGGCCGATTGGTATGGGTAAAGAATTTAAAGGTGTCTATAACATTTTAACTGACGAAATATTTTTATATAAGTCAGGACTTGGCCATATGATCCAAGAAGAAAGAATTATCAAAGGGCTTGATAACCCAGAGTTAGATAAGGTCATTGGAACTTATGCTGACGATTTACGTGAAGAATTAGAACTGGTTGCGGGTGCATCACATGAATTTAATTTGGAAGAGTTTTTAAAGGGTGAGCTAACGCCAGTATTCTTTGGTACGGCTTTAGGTAATTTTGGTGTTGACCATATGCTTAATGGTTTAACTAAATGGGCACCAAAACCCTTACCTCGTTTAACTGATGTTAGAGAAGTAACCGCTCAAGAAGAAAAATTCACTGGCTTTGTTTTTAAAATTCAAGCGAACATGGATCCAAAACATCGTGACCGTATTGCTTTTATGCGTATTTGTTCAGGTAAGTATGAAAAAGGCATGAAAATGCGTCAAGTACGTATTAACAAAGATGTAAAAATTGCCGATGCCGTAACGTTTATGGCTGGAGACCGTGCACATGTAGAAGAAGCCTACGCCGGCGATATTATCGGTTTACATAACCACGGTAGTATTCAAATCGGTGATACCTTTACTTCAGGCGAAATGATGAAATTTAGTGGTATTCCAAACTTTGCCCCTGAAATGTTTCGTCGTATTCGTTTACGTGATCCATTAAAGGCTAAACAATTACAAAAAGGTTTAATACAACTTTCAGAAGAAGGTGCTGTGCAAGTATTCAGACCTTTTAACTCAAACGAGATGATAGTTGGCGCGGTCGGTGTATTGCAGTTTGAAGTCGTTGTACAACGTTTAAAAACTGAATATAAAGTTGACGCTATATACGAACCGATAAGTGTAGCAACTGCGCGCTGGTGTACTTGTGATAATGAAAGAACACTAGAGCAATTTAGTAAAAAAGCTTATGACAATTTAGCACTAGATGGCGGTAATAACTTAACGTATATTGCGCCGACTATGGTGAATTTGAATTTGGCACAAGAGCGTCATCCTGACATTCAGTTCCACAAGACCCGAGAACACTAA
- the napF gene encoding ferredoxin-type protein NapF — protein MVDLARRNFFKAKKLTTAPAIRLPWVLNETTFIAGCTQCGECLTSCPENIIQKGDGGFPEVNFLKGECTFCQACVESCQQPLFAERALASEINAWDLDISIKGDCLAVNDVFCQSCQECCETEAISFKYINSSVPQPQIKLSDCTNCGACVAICPQSSIELTPKKFCG, from the coding sequence ATGGTTGATTTAGCTAGAAGAAATTTTTTTAAAGCAAAAAAATTAACAACCGCTCCGGCAATCAGATTGCCTTGGGTGCTCAATGAAACCACTTTTATTGCTGGTTGCACACAGTGTGGTGAGTGTTTAACGTCTTGTCCTGAAAATATCATCCAAAAAGGTGATGGCGGCTTTCCTGAAGTTAACTTTTTAAAAGGAGAGTGTACTTTTTGTCAAGCGTGCGTTGAAAGTTGTCAACAGCCACTTTTTGCTGAACGCGCACTGGCTTCAGAAATTAATGCTTGGGATTTAGATATCTCCATAAAGGGCGATTGCTTAGCAGTTAACGATGTGTTTTGTCAAAGTTGTCAAGAGTGCTGTGAGACAGAAGCTATATCTTTTAAATATATAAATTCATCAGTACCACAACCCCAGATAAAACTTAGTGACTGCACAAATTGTGGGGCCTGTGTTGCTATTTGCCCGCAATCATCTATTGAATTAACACCAAAAAAATTCTGTGGGTGA
- a CDS encoding TIGR02808 family protein, protein MSALEQMIWNILGYSSMPVIFLAGFAGTALVAIALLKMLGIKPAGE, encoded by the coding sequence ATGAGCGCTCTTGAACAAATGATTTGGAATATCTTAGGGTATTCATCGATGCCTGTTATTTTTTTAGCTGGTTTTGCCGGTACCGCTTTAGTCGCTATCGCGCTTTTAAAAATGTTAGGTATTAAGCCGGCTGGGGAATAA
- a CDS encoding chaperone NapD yields MINLLEEKPINIAGVLFVAQPSNTTKVAKELGGFPGAEVHEIADNGSMVVTIEENDLNRGEKGKGLINTITDMSNLPGVISSSLIFHHNDYGLPQHQGIKV; encoded by the coding sequence ATGATCAATCTACTCGAAGAAAAACCTATTAATATTGCTGGTGTGCTTTTTGTTGCTCAGCCAAGTAATACCACCAAAGTGGCCAAAGAACTTGGCGGGTTTCCTGGCGCTGAAGTGCATGAAATTGCTGATAACGGTTCTATGGTGGTTACCATAGAAGAAAATGATTTAAACAGAGGTGAAAAAGGCAAAGGCCTTATTAACACCATTACAGATATGAGTAATTTACCGGGTGTGATCTCTTCATCATTGATTTTTCATCATAATGATTATGGGCTACCACAACATCAAGGGATAAAGGTATGA
- the napA gene encoding periplasmic nitrate reductase subunit alpha, with amino-acid sequence MTLTRRDFIKANAIAATAVAAGIAVPSSASNLLTKSSDTTIKWDKAPCRFCGTGCSVLVGTQEGKVVATQGDPQAEVNKGLNCIKGYFLSKIMYGKDRLTQPLLRMKDGVYAKDGEFTPVSWDTAFDVMAEKFKAALKKKGPTSVGMFGSGQWTVWEGYAASKLMKAGFLTNNLDPNARHCMASAVGGFMRTFGIDEPMGCYDDLEHADAFVLWGSNMAEMHPILWSRLADRRLSHPHVKVNVLSTYKHRSFELADNGMIFTPQTDLAILNFIANYIIQNNAVNEDFMKKHVNIREGVTDIGYGLRPSHPLQKAAKNPDSGASKPMSFNDFAKFVSTYSIEYTSKLSGVSEDKLLTLAKLYADPKVKVTSFWTMGFNQHTRGVWANNLMYNVHLLTGKISEPGNSPFSLTGQPSACGTAREVGTFSHRLPADLVVKNPKHRAIAEKIWKLPEGTIPPKPGYHAVLQNRMLKDGELNAYWVMCNNNMQAGPNINEEGIPGYRNPENFIVVSDPYPTVTAQAADLILPTAMWVEKEGAYGNAERRTQFWHQQVNAPGEARSDLWQIVEFSKRFKIEEVWPEELLAKNPEYRGKTMFDVLYANGNVDKFPMSESKGDTNFEGDYFGFYIQKGLFEEYATFGRGHGHDLAPFDRYHEERGLRWPVVNGKETKWRFREGHDPYVEKGSEVQFYGHKDKKANIFALPYEPAAESPDEEFDLWLSTGRVLEHWHSGSMTARVPELHKAFPDAVLFIHPDDAKARGLRRGDEVLIESRRGEVKSRVETRGRNRPPKGLVFMPWFDAKQLVNKLTLDATDPLSKQTDFKKCAVKVKKVTV; translated from the coding sequence ATGACATTAACAAGACGTGATTTTATAAAAGCGAACGCCATTGCAGCAACTGCTGTCGCTGCGGGCATTGCTGTGCCATCTTCAGCTTCAAACTTGCTGACTAAATCGTCGGATACCACCATTAAATGGGATAAAGCCCCTTGTCGTTTTTGTGGCACAGGTTGTAGTGTGCTTGTTGGAACACAAGAAGGAAAAGTGGTGGCGACTCAAGGAGACCCTCAAGCAGAAGTTAACAAAGGCCTCAACTGTATTAAAGGTTACTTTTTATCCAAAATTATGTACGGTAAAGACCGATTAACTCAACCGTTATTACGGATGAAAGACGGTGTTTATGCCAAAGACGGTGAGTTTACACCGGTAAGCTGGGATACCGCCTTTGATGTTATGGCTGAAAAATTTAAAGCTGCTTTAAAGAAAAAAGGACCGACCTCTGTTGGTATGTTTGGTTCGGGTCAGTGGACTGTTTGGGAAGGTTATGCCGCTTCAAAATTAATGAAAGCGGGCTTTTTAACCAACAATCTTGATCCTAATGCTCGTCACTGTATGGCGTCAGCTGTGGGTGGTTTTATGCGTACCTTTGGTATCGACGAACCTATGGGTTGTTATGATGATTTAGAGCACGCCGATGCCTTTGTACTTTGGGGTTCTAATATGGCGGAAATGCATCCTATTTTATGGTCGCGTTTAGCTGATCGTCGTTTAAGTCATCCTCATGTAAAAGTAAACGTATTATCAACGTATAAGCATCGAAGTTTTGAACTTGCTGATAACGGTATGATTTTTACACCACAAACAGATTTAGCGATATTAAACTTTATTGCTAATTATATTATTCAAAATAACGCCGTTAACGAAGATTTCATGAAAAAGCATGTCAATATTCGTGAAGGTGTTACTGATATTGGTTATGGTTTACGCCCTTCTCATCCATTACAAAAAGCGGCTAAAAACCCTGACAGTGGCGCATCTAAACCGATGAGCTTTAATGACTTTGCTAAATTTGTTAGCACTTATAGTATTGAATATACGTCAAAACTTTCGGGCGTTTCTGAAGATAAGTTATTAACACTGGCTAAACTTTATGCGGATCCTAAAGTTAAAGTGACTTCGTTTTGGACGATGGGTTTCAATCAGCATACTCGTGGTGTTTGGGCAAATAATCTTATGTACAACGTGCATTTATTAACGGGTAAAATATCTGAACCGGGTAACAGCCCGTTTTCATTAACCGGACAGCCATCAGCCTGTGGAACGGCTCGTGAAGTAGGGACTTTCTCACATAGATTACCTGCCGATCTCGTTGTTAAAAATCCTAAACATAGAGCGATAGCTGAAAAAATATGGAAATTACCTGAAGGTACTATTCCACCTAAACCCGGTTATCACGCCGTTCTGCAAAATCGTATGCTTAAAGACGGCGAATTAAATGCGTATTGGGTTATGTGTAATAACAACATGCAAGCCGGACCAAATATCAATGAAGAAGGGATCCCTGGCTATCGTAATCCAGAAAATTTCATTGTCGTTTCAGACCCTTACCCAACGGTAACCGCACAAGCCGCTGACTTGATTTTACCTACTGCTATGTGGGTAGAAAAAGAGGGAGCTTACGGCAATGCAGAGCGCCGTACACAATTTTGGCATCAACAAGTAAATGCGCCAGGTGAAGCGCGTTCAGATTTATGGCAAATAGTTGAATTTTCTAAACGTTTTAAAATTGAAGAAGTATGGCCTGAAGAATTACTTGCCAAGAATCCTGAATACCGTGGCAAAACTATGTTTGACGTGCTTTATGCAAACGGTAATGTAGATAAATTCCCGATGAGTGAATCCAAAGGTGATACTAACTTTGAAGGTGATTATTTTGGTTTCTATATTCAAAAAGGCTTATTTGAAGAATATGCAACCTTTGGCCGCGGACATGGTCATGATTTAGCCCCCTTTGATCGCTATCACGAAGAGCGCGGCCTGAGGTGGCCGGTTGTTAATGGTAAAGAAACTAAGTGGCGTTTTCGTGAGGGGCACGACCCTTATGTAGAGAAAGGCAGTGAAGTGCAGTTCTATGGCCATAAAGATAAAAAAGCCAATATATTTGCCTTACCCTACGAGCCAGCGGCAGAGTCACCCGATGAAGAATTCGACTTATGGCTGAGTACCGGTCGTGTTCTTGAACATTGGCATTCAGGCTCTATGACTGCGCGCGTGCCTGAACTTCATAAAGCATTTCCTGATGCGGTGTTATTTATCCACCCTGACGATGCTAAAGCAAGAGGTTTACGCCGTGGTGATGAGGTGCTGATTGAATCTCGTCGAGGTGAAGTAAAATCTCGTGTTGAAACTCGTGGCCGTAATAGACCCCCGAAAGGTTTAGTTTTTATGCCTTGGTTTGATGCAAAACAATTGGTTAATAAGTTAACCCTAGATGCTACCGATCCTTTGTCTAAACAAACTGACTTCAAAAAATGTGCGGTAAAAGTGAAAAAAGTCACTGTTTAG
- a CDS encoding nitrate reductase cytochrome c-type subunit, with translation MKILSIIMITASLAMALSVQAYQEVTSGGLETIRGIAKINETKSAEALKRVIKDKNPIQRNYVHQPPVVPHQIRGYRVNKDSNKCLTCHGWKYARETGATKISLTHFETRDGKTLSDVSPRRYFCSQCHVTQADAPELVDNLFKPVESLGND, from the coding sequence ATGAAAATATTATCAATAATAATGATAACAGCCAGTTTAGCCATGGCATTAAGCGTACAAGCTTATCAAGAAGTAACGTCAGGCGGTTTAGAGACTATTCGTGGCATAGCTAAAATTAATGAAACCAAAAGTGCAGAAGCGCTTAAACGTGTCATTAAAGATAAAAACCCTATTCAGCGCAATTATGTGCATCAACCACCTGTTGTGCCTCATCAAATACGTGGTTATCGGGTCAATAAAGACAGTAATAAGTGTTTAACTTGTCATGGTTGGAAGTATGCGAGAGAAACTGGCGCAACCAAAATAAGTTTAACGCACTTTGAAACACGTGACGGTAAAACACTGTCAGATGTTTCTCCGCGTCGCTACTTTTGTTCTCAATGCCATGTTACACAAGCTGATGCACCTGAGTTGGTTGATAATCTTTTTAAACCCGTTGAATCGTTAGGTAATGATTAA
- the rimI gene encoding ribosomal protein S18-alanine N-acetyltransferase — MTFSYHKISSNDVDLLIPIENACHSHPWSEKTFNGCIGARYYGHYLQVDNELVGFYIGEHVAGEATLMDVCVLPTLQGKGYGKALLEHFFMQSKKLNNTVIWLEVRAKNISAQMMYINNGFIETGRRTGYYPSASGFGYEDAIVMKKVL, encoded by the coding sequence ATGACTTTTAGCTACCATAAAATATCAAGCAACGACGTAGACTTACTAATCCCTATAGAGAATGCTTGTCACTCTCACCCATGGAGTGAAAAAACCTTTAACGGCTGTATTGGCGCGCGCTATTATGGTCATTACTTACAAGTAGATAATGAGTTAGTGGGTTTTTATATTGGCGAGCATGTCGCTGGTGAAGCAACGTTAATGGATGTTTGTGTATTACCAACACTACAGGGCAAAGGTTATGGTAAAGCATTACTAGAACACTTTTTTATGCAATCAAAAAAACTAAACAATACCGTTATTTGGTTAGAAGTTCGGGCAAAAAACATCAGTGCTCAAATGATGTATATCAATAATGGCTTTATTGAAACTGGCAGAAGAACAGGTTACTACCCAAGTGCCTCTGGTTTCGGTTATGAAGACGCTATCGTCATGAAGAAAGTGCTCTAA
- a CDS encoding DNA polymerase III subunit psi: protein MTKRQFSHLQAMGIELWQLKNSKKTNNSDHPLYLDIELATLVDTHIFTDILHSLGCSIGEVSCNNNALSIGLLTWQFSEQTDISLTKHHLVTPSINVLKNSPLLKQTLWQKLQEIQ from the coding sequence ATGACTAAAAGACAGTTTTCGCACTTGCAGGCTATGGGTATTGAACTTTGGCAGTTAAAAAATAGCAAAAAAACGAACAATAGCGACCATCCTCTTTATCTAGACATTGAACTTGCTACATTAGTTGATACTCATATCTTTACCGACATCCTGCACTCTTTAGGTTGCTCCATTGGTGAAGTAAGTTGCAATAATAACGCCTTATCGATAGGTTTATTAACCTGGCAATTTAGTGAACAGACTGATATATCACTAACAAAGCATCACTTGGTTACCCCGTCGATTAACGTTTTGAAAAATTCTCCGCTATTAAAACAAACACTTTGGCAAAAACTACAAGAAATTCAATAA